From a region of the Arvicanthis niloticus isolate mArvNil1 chromosome 6, mArvNil1.pat.X, whole genome shotgun sequence genome:
- the Ccnjl gene encoding cyclin-J-like protein, producing the protein MDEPWWEGRVASDVHCTLREKELKLPTFRAHSPLLKSRRFFVDILTLLSRHCHLCPSARHLAIYLLDHFMDQYNITTSKQLYTVAVSCLLLASKFEDREDRVPKLEQINSTRILSSQNFSLTKKELLTTELLLLEAFGWDLCLPTPAHFLDYYLLASISQKDHHCHAWPTTCLRKTKECLKEYAHYFLEVTLQDHIFYKFQPSMVAAACVGASRICLQLSPYWTRDLQRVSSYSLDHLSTCIEILLVAYDNVLKDAVAVKSQTLAMVPGSSAPAQVLFQPPTYPTLSQPPPTTLAQFQSPAQDLCLAYRDSLQAHRSGTLLSGDTGPSLHTPYPTLQPLDMCPVPVPASLSMQMAIAAEPRHCLAATYGSSYFSGSHMFPAGCFDS; encoded by the exons GAACTGAAGCTGCCCACCTTCCGTGCCCACTCCCCGCTCCTGAAGAGCCGTCGGTTCTTTGTAGACATTCTGACCCTGCTGAGCAGACACTGCCATCTCTGCCCCTCAGCCCGGCACCTGGCCATCTACCTTCTGGACCACTTTATGGACCAGTACAACATCACCACCTCCAAGCAGCTGTATACTGTGGctgtctcctgcctcctgctggcCA GTAAGTTTGAGGACAGGGAAGACCGAGTGCCCAAATTGGAGCAGATAAACAGTACAAGGATTCTGAGCAGCCAGAACTTCTCCCTCACCAAGAAGGAGCTGCTGACCACAGAACTTCTGCTCCTGGAGGCTTTTGGCTGGGACCTTTGCCTGCCCACGCCCGCCCACTTTCTGGACTACTACCTTTTGGCCTCCATCAGCCAGAAGGACCACCACTGCCACGCCTGGCCCACCACCTGCCTCCGAAAGACCAAAGAGTGCCTCAAGGAGTATGCTCACTACTTCCTGGAAGTTACACTGCAAG atcatatattttacaaattcCAGCCTTCCATGGTTGCTGCAGCCTGTGTTGGGGCCTCCAGGATCTGCCTTCAGCTCTCTCCCTACTGGACCAGAGACTTGCAGAGGGTCTCGAGCTACTCTCTGGATCATCTTAGCACGTGTATCGAAATCCTGCTGGT AGCATATGACAATGTCCTCAAGGATGCCGTTGCAGTCAAGAGCCAGACACTGGCCATGGTGCCAGGCTCATCAGCTCCCGCCCAAGTGCTGTTCCAACCGCCCACCTACCCTACCCTCAGCCAGCCACCGCCAACAACACTAGCCCAGTTCCAGAGTCCAGCGCAGGACTTGTGCTTGGCGTATCGGGACTCGTTGCAGGCCCACCGCTCAGGGACCCTGCTCTCAGGAGACACTGGTCCATCCCTCCACACGCCATACCCAACACTCCAGCCCTTGGATATGTGTCCTGTGCCCGTCCCTGCATCCCTTAGCATGCAGATGGCCATAGCAGCTGAACCCAGGCACTGTCTTGCTGCCACCTACGGAAGCAGCTACTTCAGTGGGAGCCATATGTTCCCCGCAGGCTGTTTTGACAGCTAG